In one window of Methanoculleus chikugoensis DNA:
- a CDS encoding cofactor-independent phosphoglycerate mutase, protein MKYVVILGDGMADEPLAELGGRTPLEYAEIPNMDRIAREGRCGMLRTVPGGFEPGSDVANLSILGYDPRTSYTGRGPLEAASMGIDLGDGEMAYRCNLVAIRDGVMEDFNAGHISSAEGAELLRSLSAALGDVRVHPGISYRNLMTVPGARGAVTTPPHDIVGQPVTEFLPRGGDAELLLDCMERARKVFVDHPVNRRRREDGKTAATDIWPWSGGKKPSLAPFREKYGLVGGVISAVDLLGGIARLAGMEVIHVPGATGFIDTDYEAKARYAVDALDRLDFVYMHVEAPDEAGHMGSVEEKVRAIERLDEAIGIVLDRPDTTVAVLPDHPTPIRYKTHTADPVPFAVLGKGRDDVSAFSEREAAKGSFGLIEAPDFLSLFFSP, encoded by the coding sequence ATGAAGTACGTCGTCATTCTCGGGGACGGCATGGCGGACGAGCCGCTTGCCGAACTGGGGGGCAGGACACCCCTCGAGTACGCAGAGATACCGAATATGGACAGGATCGCCCGCGAGGGGCGGTGCGGGATGCTCCGGACGGTGCCGGGGGGATTCGAGCCGGGGAGCGACGTCGCGAACCTCTCGATCCTTGGCTACGACCCCCGCACCTCCTATACCGGGAGGGGGCCGCTCGAGGCGGCCAGCATGGGCATCGATCTCGGGGACGGCGAGATGGCCTACCGGTGCAACCTGGTCGCGATCCGCGACGGCGTGATGGAGGACTTCAACGCCGGGCACATCTCGAGTGCCGAGGGCGCCGAGCTCCTCCGCAGCCTCTCTGCCGCGCTCGGCGATGTCCGGGTCCACCCGGGGATCAGCTACCGGAACCTGATGACCGTTCCCGGCGCGCGGGGCGCCGTCACCACCCCGCCCCACGACATCGTCGGTCAGCCGGTCACAGAGTTCCTCCCGCGCGGAGGCGACGCCGAACTCCTCCTCGACTGCATGGAGCGGGCACGCAAGGTCTTTGTCGATCATCCGGTCAACCGGCGCCGCCGCGAGGACGGAAAGACCGCTGCAACCGATATCTGGCCGTGGAGCGGCGGGAAGAAGCCGTCGCTCGCGCCCTTCCGCGAGAAGTACGGCCTTGTGGGCGGCGTGATCTCCGCGGTCGATCTTCTCGGCGGCATCGCCCGCCTCGCCGGGATGGAGGTGATCCACGTTCCCGGCGCCACCGGGTTCATCGACACCGACTACGAGGCGAAGGCACGGTACGCAGTCGACGCCCTCGACCGCCTCGACTTCGTCTACATGCACGTCGAGGCCCCCGACGAGGCCGGGCACATGGGGAGCGTCGAGGAGAAGGTGCGGGCGATCGAGCGGCTCGACGAGGCGATCGGGATCGTCCTCGACCGCCCGGACACGACCGTCGCGGTCCTCCCCGACCACCCGACGCCGATCCGGTATAAGACCCACACAGCAGACCCGGTGCCGTTCGCGGTGCTCGGGAAGGGGAGGGACGACGTCTCCGCGTTCTCCGAGCGCGAGGCGGCAAAGGGCTCGTTCGGGCTCATAGAAGCGCCGGACTTCCTCTCCCTGTTCTTTTCGCCGTGA
- a CDS encoding NAD-dependent epimerase/dehydratase family protein, whose protein sequence is MMFSIVTGGAGFIGSHVVDALVAAGDDVLVIDDCSAGTETNLAHHAAAGRVALVRQNLLDDGWQERFSGADRVYHLAADPDVRQSAVTPDSQIRNNIVATHRVLEAMRAHGVPELVFTSTSTVYGDAAVIPTPETYTPLEPISVYGATKLACEALISSYCHSFEMTSWVYRFANIIGERSGHGVITDFIRKLRENPQELEILGDGRQTKSYLEVGECVRAVQFGIEHSHDPANTFNIGSEDWIDVVRIADIVTEEMGLSGVRYRFTGGARGWVGDVPKMQLSVEKLKGLGWRCRTTSEESVRRAVRAMLG, encoded by the coding sequence ATGATGTTCTCTATCGTAACGGGCGGTGCCGGGTTCATCGGTTCGCACGTCGTCGACGCGCTGGTCGCGGCGGGAGACGACGTGCTGGTCATCGACGACTGCAGTGCGGGCACCGAGACGAACCTCGCGCACCACGCGGCAGCCGGGCGGGTCGCCCTTGTCAGGCAAAACCTGCTCGACGACGGGTGGCAGGAACGATTTTCCGGCGCAGACCGGGTCTACCATCTCGCCGCAGACCCCGACGTCCGGCAGAGCGCCGTGACCCCGGACTCCCAGATCAGGAACAATATCGTCGCGACGCACCGGGTGCTCGAGGCGATGCGGGCGCACGGCGTTCCGGAACTGGTCTTCACCTCGACCTCGACCGTCTACGGCGATGCCGCCGTCATCCCCACGCCGGAGACCTATACGCCGCTCGAACCGATATCCGTCTACGGTGCGACGAAACTCGCCTGCGAGGCGCTCATATCGTCGTACTGCCACTCGTTTGAGATGACGTCCTGGGTTTACCGGTTTGCAAACATCATCGGCGAGCGGAGCGGGCATGGGGTCATCACCGACTTCATCCGGAAACTTCGCGAGAACCCGCAGGAGCTCGAGATCCTCGGCGACGGCAGGCAGACGAAATCCTACCTGGAGGTCGGAGAGTGTGTCCGTGCCGTGCAGTTCGGGATCGAGCACTCGCACGATCCGGCGAACACCTTCAACATCGGTTCCGAGGACTGGATCGACGTCGTCAGGATCGCCGATATCGTCACGGAGGAGATGGGCCTCTCCGGCGTCCGCTACCGGTTCACCGGCGGAGCGCGCGGCTGGGTCGGCGACGTGCCGAAGATGCAGCTCTCGGTCGAGAAACTCAAGGGTCTCGGGTGGCGGTGCCGAACCACGTCGGAAGAGAGCGTCCGGAGAGCGGTCCGCGCCATGCTCGGGTAG
- a CDS encoding DUF368 domain-containing protein: MSLRPDDIREHAGIYLRGLAMGACDIIPGVSGGTIALITGIYERLVGAIGSVDPASVKHLVRGDFGSLRADIEKIDLPFIVVLLAGIGTAFLLMSGVILTLLTDHTVATYSFFLGLIIASAVAIFFEIRSPNAATVAYLVVGAGAGYLLGGLGSFDAGHSLPVLFLTGMVALCAMILPGISGAYMTLVLNQYEFMLAALRAFLLPEILAYIAGGVAGLLLFTKALKYLLATYHAAMLALLTGLMLGSARMLWDTGAAAGDMVGGGWVFFLAGLAVVGAFEYVKRRYQVGTA; this comes from the coding sequence ATGAGCCTGCGCCCGGATGATATACGGGAACACGCCGGGATCTATCTCCGCGGCCTCGCGATGGGGGCCTGCGATATCATCCCCGGTGTCTCTGGGGGAACGATCGCCCTCATCACCGGGATATACGAGCGGCTGGTCGGAGCCATCGGCAGTGTCGACCCTGCCTCGGTAAAACACCTCGTCCGGGGGGACTTTGGGTCTCTCAGGGCAGACATCGAGAAGATCGATCTTCCGTTCATCGTCGTCCTCCTTGCCGGTATCGGCACCGCCTTCCTCCTGATGTCCGGGGTGATCCTTACCCTCCTCACCGACCACACGGTAGCGACCTACTCCTTCTTCCTCGGCCTGATCATTGCTTCTGCGGTCGCGATATTCTTTGAGATCCGCTCCCCGAACGCGGCCACCGTCGCCTACCTCGTCGTCGGGGCCGGCGCCGGCTACCTCCTCGGGGGCCTCGGGAGCTTCGACGCCGGCCACTCCCTGCCGGTCCTCTTCCTCACCGGGATGGTGGCTCTCTGCGCCATGATCCTCCCCGGGATATCGGGAGCCTACATGACCCTTGTTCTCAACCAGTACGAGTTCATGCTTGCGGCGCTCCGCGCATTCTTGCTTCCCGAGATCCTGGCCTACATCGCCGGCGGTGTTGCAGGCCTCCTCCTCTTCACGAAAGCCCTCAAGTACCTCCTCGCGACCTACCACGCGGCGATGCTCGCTCTGCTCACCGGCCTGATGCTCGGTTCGGCTCGGATGCTCTGGGATACAGGAGCCGCGGCCGGAGATATGGTGGGTGGCGGCTGGGTCTTCTTCCTTGCGGGACTTGCCGTCGTCGGCGCGTTTGAGTACGTAAAGAGGCGCTACCAGGTCGGCACGGCCTGA
- a CDS encoding methanogenesis marker 12 protein, with amino-acid sequence MFIGIDHGTTAMRFSSGDAEFKISREEARGFSADDLARLAPLDEIEGIAVCYSMGDGISAITGIERVRNRGVISREGAGKHIGGGTRVYDAIEESGLPAVVIPGLHRASPTDPRFKAYSHQSSPEKIGILYEVVHDLGDDVVVCDASSNTVTLLVTAGRITGAFDACVFAPGTRHGALDVDAIRRIDRGESTANDAFLHAGVNYTVPSDLRTETMAMFAAMECASMLLLNPGANVALAGSMAPAIAPRVKKLLSRNVTVYDEWCASRGLARIACDVFSGATDILGLAVER; translated from the coding sequence ATGTTCATCGGCATCGACCACGGCACCACCGCGATGCGCTTCTCAAGCGGGGACGCGGAGTTCAAGATCTCCCGGGAAGAGGCGAGAGGCTTCTCGGCCGACGATCTTGCCCGACTCGCTCCGCTCGACGAGATCGAGGGTATTGCCGTCTGCTACTCGATGGGCGACGGCATCTCGGCCATCACCGGGATTGAACGAGTCAGGAACCGCGGTGTCATCTCACGGGAAGGTGCCGGCAAGCACATCGGCGGCGGCACCAGGGTCTACGACGCGATCGAGGAGAGCGGTCTTCCCGCCGTCGTCATCCCCGGGCTGCACCGCGCATCGCCGACCGACCCGCGGTTCAAGGCCTACTCCCACCAGTCGAGCCCCGAGAAGATCGGGATCCTGTATGAGGTCGTGCACGACCTCGGGGACGACGTCGTGGTCTGCGACGCGAGTTCGAACACCGTCACCCTCCTCGTGACCGCCGGAAGGATCACCGGTGCGTTCGACGCCTGCGTCTTCGCGCCCGGCACCCGGCACGGCGCCCTCGACGTGGATGCCATCCGCCGGATCGACCGGGGCGAGTCGACGGCAAACGACGCTTTTCTTCACGCAGGCGTGAATTACACGGTGCCTTCCGATCTGCGGACGGAGACGATGGCCATGTTTGCCGCGATGGAATGCGCCTCGATGCTTCTCCTCAACCCCGGTGCGAACGTCGCCCTCGCCGGCTCCATGGCGCCCGCCATCGCGCCGCGGGTGAAGAAACTCCTCTCCCGTAACGTCACCGTCTACGACGAGTGGTGCGCCTCCCGGGGGCTCGCCCGGATCGCCTGCGATGTCTTCTCGGGGGCAACCGATATCCTCGGGCTCGCGGTTGAGCGGTAG
- the hxlB gene encoding 6-phospho-3-hexuloisomerase, translating into MQQECPSIADLMLLMTSRLEETARTLDQVNAGRLLEEILSAKRIYLAGAGRSGLVARAFAQRLMHLGFESYVIGETITPAFGPEDVLVAFSGSGETRSVVDACETAREIGGKICLVTSTADSRIGRMADCVVEIGNNRLKDADIPHDFEIRQLTGQYRSVSGSFAPLGTLFETVALVFSDAIVSALMEVRHCTAEDLRSRLANVQ; encoded by the coding sequence ATGCAGCAGGAATGCCCCAGTATCGCCGATCTCATGCTCCTGATGACGTCGCGTCTCGAAGAGACGGCGCGCACGCTGGATCAGGTAAATGCCGGCCGGCTTCTCGAAGAGATTCTCAGTGCAAAACGGATATATCTCGCGGGAGCCGGACGCTCCGGCCTTGTCGCGCGGGCGTTTGCCCAGCGGCTGATGCATCTCGGGTTCGAGAGTTACGTCATCGGTGAGACGATCACGCCCGCGTTCGGCCCGGAAGACGTCCTCGTCGCGTTCTCGGGTTCGGGAGAGACCCGGTCGGTCGTGGATGCGTGCGAGACCGCCCGGGAGATCGGGGGGAAGATCTGTCTCGTCACCTCGACGGCTGACTCGCGTATCGGCCGCATGGCAGATTGCGTCGTCGAGATCGGGAACAACCGGCTCAAAGATGCGGATATCCCGCACGACTTCGAGATCCGCCAGCTCACCGGACAGTACCGATCGGTCTCCGGATCGTTCGCCCCGCTCGGGACACTCTTCGAGACCGTGGCGCTGGTCTTTTCGGATGCGATCGTCTCGGCTCTCATGGAAGTCCGGCACTGCACCGCCGAGGATCTCAGAAGCCGCCTTGCAAACGTCCAGTGA
- a CDS encoding pyruvate ferredoxin oxidoreductase subunit gamma — MRELRIHGRGGQGSVTAAELIAYAAFEGGVFSQAFPAFGVERRGAPVQAFVRFSDEKVRLRSQVYEPDYIIVQDPTLIGDVDVFNGMKAGGIAIINTEKSDFDSHVPEGVKVYTIDATTIALEELGVPITNTTLMGAFAAATGEIKLEPLEHALRSRFSGSMADKNVRAAERAYNQIGGAA; from the coding sequence TTGAGAGAGTTACGCATTCACGGCAGGGGTGGTCAGGGTTCCGTGACCGCCGCCGAACTCATTGCTTACGCTGCATTTGAGGGAGGTGTCTTTTCCCAGGCATTCCCGGCCTTCGGTGTAGAGCGCCGGGGCGCCCCGGTTCAGGCGTTCGTCCGGTTCAGCGACGAGAAAGTACGGCTGCGCAGCCAGGTCTACGAACCCGATTACATCATCGTGCAGGACCCGACCCTGATCGGGGATGTCGACGTCTTCAACGGTATGAAAGCGGGCGGAATTGCCATCATCAACACCGAGAAGTCCGATTTCGATTCCCACGTTCCGGAGGGCGTGAAGGTCTACACCATCGATGCGACCACCATCGCGCTCGAAGAACTCGGTGTGCCCATCACCAATACAACCCTGATGGGCGCGTTTGCCGCTGCCACCGGCGAGATCAAGCTGGAGCCGCTGGAGCATGCATTGCGGAGCCGGTTCTCCGGGAGCATGGCCGACAAAAACGTCAGGGCGGCGGAACGCGCGTACAACCAGATCGGGGGTGCCGCATAA
- a CDS encoding 4Fe-4S binding protein, with protein MALRVGCVAPPGKALDNKTGAWRVFKPVFDPETCSRCGMCALVCPEGCVRETEEGTFEPDLDYCKGCGICVEICPKKSIRMEKEEK; from the coding sequence ATGGCGCTACGGGTCGGCTGTGTCGCGCCGCCGGGGAAAGCGCTTGACAACAAGACGGGCGCCTGGCGGGTCTTCAAACCGGTCTTTGATCCCGAGACATGCAGCCGGTGCGGCATGTGCGCCCTGGTATGTCCGGAAGGGTGCGTCCGCGAGACCGAGGAGGGCACGTTCGAGCCCGATCTCGACTACTGCAAGGGCTGCGGCATCTGCGTAGAGATCTGCCCGAAGAAAAGCATCCGGATGGAAAAGGAGGAGAAATAA
- a CDS encoding transketolase C-terminal domain-containing protein — translation MLEFMEGSHAVAEIVKRCRPQVIAAYPITPQTHIVEDLAQMVANCEIDAEYITVESEFSALSACLGASAAGSRVYSATTSQGLALMFEVCFNVAGMRQPIVMTIANRSLGAPLSIWNDQQDSISLRDSGWLQFYAEDNQETADLHLIAYKVCEDHDILLPAFVCFDGFILTHTFEPVALPTQEEVDAYLPAFNPYQRLDAENPLSFGMYATPEYYTEFRYEVDRAMQRAKQAFVKAGREFGEQFGRDYSALVEGYRLEDADTALVAMGSICGTAKDAIDEMREHGRKVGLLKIRMFRPFPAQEIADALKGVSTVAVLDKNISLGNGGAVGTEVKAALYGSGISVYDYIIALGGRDVRKRDIAAVVDLAEKGEGDMFYGLRTEVL, via the coding sequence ATGCTGGAGTTTATGGAAGGGTCGCATGCGGTGGCCGAGATCGTGAAACGCTGCCGCCCGCAGGTGATCGCAGCCTACCCGATCACGCCGCAGACGCACATCGTCGAAGACCTCGCCCAGATGGTGGCGAACTGCGAGATCGATGCCGAGTACATCACGGTCGAGAGCGAGTTCTCGGCCCTCTCCGCCTGCCTCGGTGCGAGTGCGGCGGGCTCCCGGGTCTATTCGGCGACGACGTCCCAGGGGCTTGCCCTGATGTTCGAGGTCTGCTTCAACGTGGCGGGGATGCGCCAGCCGATCGTGATGACGATCGCGAACCGCTCGCTCGGCGCGCCGCTCTCGATCTGGAACGACCAGCAGGACTCGATATCGCTGCGTGACTCGGGGTGGCTGCAGTTCTACGCCGAGGACAACCAGGAGACCGCCGATCTCCACCTGATCGCCTACAAGGTCTGTGAAGATCACGACATCCTCCTTCCGGCGTTCGTCTGCTTCGACGGCTTCATCCTCACGCACACCTTCGAGCCGGTCGCTCTTCCCACCCAGGAAGAGGTGGACGCCTATCTGCCGGCCTTTAACCCGTACCAGCGGCTGGACGCGGAAAATCCGCTGAGTTTCGGGATGTATGCGACGCCCGAGTACTACACCGAATTCCGCTACGAAGTCGACCGGGCGATGCAGCGTGCCAAACAGGCATTCGTCAAGGCCGGGCGCGAGTTCGGCGAGCAGTTCGGGCGGGACTACTCCGCGCTCGTCGAGGGCTACCGGCTCGAGGACGCCGATACCGCGCTCGTTGCGATGGGCTCCATCTGCGGCACTGCAAAAGACGCCATCGACGAGATGCGCGAGCACGGACGAAAGGTCGGGCTCTTAAAGATCCGGATGTTCCGGCCGTTCCCGGCTCAGGAGATTGCGGATGCCTTGAAGGGTGTCTCGACGGTCGCGGTGCTCGACAAGAACATATCGCTCGGCAACGGCGGGGCGGTCGGCACCGAGGTGAAGGCGGCGCTCTACGGCTCCGGCATCTCCGTGTACGACTACATCATCGCCCTCGGGGGGCGCGACGTGCGCAAACGGGACATCGCCGCAGTCGTCGATCTCGCCGAGAAAGGAGAAGGAGATATGTTCTATGGACTACGGACGGAGGTGCTCTGA
- a CDS encoding thiamine pyrophosphate-dependent enzyme produces MAEVEGGGCELFSAGHRACGGCGPALAARLLLKATGKNVIIAAATGCMEVFSTPYPETAWGVPWIHSLFENPAAVASGIEAALKRQGRTEKVVCIGGDGSTLDIGVLCISGAFERGHDITYICYDNEAYMNTGIQRSGATPYGASTTTSPAGSCSLGNPRPKKDMPAILAAHGAPYVATASIAYPNDFVQKVERAINTPGPCYIQVHTPCCTGWGFESGETLNMAKLAIETGLWVNYEMVDGRVEKAKKVRRKPVEEYLAKQKRFRHLFKPARRDDVIAQIQAIADSNAERFGIDIKRKESSE; encoded by the coding sequence ATGGCCGAAGTAGAGGGAGGAGGGTGCGAGCTCTTCTCGGCCGGGCACCGGGCGTGCGGAGGGTGCGGCCCGGCGCTTGCGGCCCGGCTCCTCCTCAAGGCGACCGGAAAGAACGTCATCATCGCTGCCGCGACGGGGTGTATGGAGGTCTTCTCGACGCCCTACCCGGAGACGGCCTGGGGCGTCCCCTGGATCCACTCGCTCTTCGAGAACCCTGCAGCGGTTGCGTCGGGCATCGAGGCCGCGCTGAAGCGGCAGGGACGAACGGAGAAGGTCGTCTGCATCGGGGGCGACGGGTCCACGCTCGATATCGGGGTGCTCTGTATCAGCGGCGCCTTCGAGCGCGGTCATGACATCACCTACATCTGCTACGACAACGAGGCCTACATGAACACGGGTATCCAGCGGTCGGGCGCGACACCCTACGGTGCGAGCACCACGACGAGCCCGGCCGGGTCGTGTTCGCTCGGCAACCCGCGCCCGAAGAAGGACATGCCCGCGATCCTCGCCGCACACGGCGCGCCCTACGTCGCGACCGCCTCGATCGCCTACCCGAACGACTTCGTGCAGAAGGTCGAGCGGGCGATCAACACCCCCGGCCCCTGCTACATCCAGGTGCACACCCCCTGCTGCACGGGATGGGGCTTTGAGTCCGGCGAGACGCTCAACATGGCTAAACTCGCCATCGAGACCGGTCTCTGGGTGAACTACGAGATGGTCGACGGCCGGGTGGAGAAGGCGAAGAAGGTACGGCGGAAACCCGTCGAGGAGTACCTCGCAAAGCAGAAGCGGTTCCGGCACCTCTTCAAGCCCGCCCGCCGGGACGACGTGATCGCGCAGATTCAGGCGATCGCCGACTCCAACGCCGAGCGGTTCGGGATCGACATCAAGCGAAAAGAATCGTCAGAATAA
- a CDS encoding LysE family translocator, with product MIEIVAASFLIGFSGAASPGPMTASVLGLGSRQPGRFVTGLVAGHGIPEAAMVAAIAFGVRDVPHIDLIALLGSGILIAFGIVQFLRAGESVIVKEETRAPVALGLACTLGNPYWWVWWLTFGVGFLALHPAFVEFYVGHIGADIVWLGLLAFAVARGANVLGPHYKKVVQASGLAMVLFGLYFILTILFA from the coding sequence ATGATCGAGATCGTCGCCGCATCGTTCCTGATCGGGTTCTCCGGGGCCGCCTCGCCCGGCCCCATGACCGCTTCGGTTCTCGGCCTCGGGTCGCGGCAGCCCGGGCGGTTCGTCACAGGGCTGGTCGCGGGGCACGGCATCCCCGAAGCCGCCATGGTCGCGGCCATAGCCTTCGGCGTGCGCGACGTTCCGCACATCGACCTCATCGCCCTTCTCGGCTCAGGTATTCTGATCGCGTTCGGCATCGTGCAGTTCCTCCGTGCGGGAGAGAGTGTCATCGTGAAGGAGGAGACCCGGGCACCGGTTGCCCTCGGGCTGGCCTGCACGCTCGGCAACCCCTACTGGTGGGTCTGGTGGCTCACGTTCGGCGTCGGGTTTCTCGCGCTCCACCCGGCGTTCGTCGAGTTCTACGTCGGGCATATCGGCGCGGATATCGTCTGGCTCGGGCTCCTTGCCTTCGCAGTCGCGCGGGGAGCGAACGTTCTCGGCCCCCATTACAAAAAAGTGGTGCAGGCGAGCGGACTCGCCATGGTTCTCTTCGGGCTGTACTTTATTCTGACGATTCTTTTCGCTTGA
- a CDS encoding DUF5803 family protein translates to MRAPHRDRRGSALAALCLALILIAAPATAQEAAVRVLPDGTAYEASITVTGSEHTFWTPGMLGERVPLQVEDLKVLGPAGPVEYQDAGRGVITFPEGNYTITYRAPVRDNRLVAAFDTPYAVTVDLPGGFDVRNPLIGMVSPGAVISTGPNGTTEVAWDGIRVVEVRFYTPEREILLTTFGTIWLAVALVLILPLVISRRKEGE, encoded by the coding sequence ATGCGAGCCCCCCACCGAGATCGACGCGGATCTGCCCTCGCTGCTCTCTGCCTTGCGCTGATCCTGATCGCTGCTCCGGCGACGGCACAGGAGGCCGCCGTCCGGGTGCTCCCCGACGGCACCGCCTACGAGGCCTCGATCACGGTCACGGGGAGCGAACACACCTTCTGGACACCGGGAATGCTCGGGGAGCGGGTTCCGCTCCAGGTCGAGGATCTCAAGGTGCTCGGTCCCGCGGGCCCGGTCGAGTACCAGGACGCGGGAAGGGGCGTCATCACCTTCCCGGAAGGGAACTACACGATAACCTACCGGGCTCCCGTGAGGGATAACCGCCTTGTCGCGGCCTTCGATACACCGTATGCCGTGACCGTCGACCTGCCCGGGGGCTTCGACGTCAGAAACCCGCTCATCGGCATGGTCAGCCCCGGCGCCGTGATCTCCACCGGGCCGAACGGGACAACGGAGGTCGCCTGGGACGGGATACGCGTCGTGGAGGTCCGCTTCTACACACCCGAGCGCGAGATCCTGCTCACCACCTTCGGCACCATCTGGCTCGCGGTCGCGCTCGTCCTGATCCTTCCCCTCGTCATCTCGCGGAGGAAGGAGGGCGAATGA
- the thrC gene encoding threonine synthase, whose amino-acid sequence MYRLVCVHCGAIYSPDQIIYTCNRCGHLLTVEYDMDGIDVSRDEWNRRPLSVWRYRELLPVRGEPVSLQEGGTPLYHLKTIGKELGLPELYAKHEGMNPTGSFKDRGMTVGVSMACELGMTSVACASTGNTSASLAAYAAKAGVPCVVLLPAGKVALGKVAQALMHGARVISIRGNFDRALEMVHELCITHGLYLLNSVNPYRLEGQKTIGFEAIDQLGGEVPDRMVLPVGNAGNISAVYKGLRELEALGFIDRLPMMTGIQAAGSAPVVRAIERNLDVLVPESAPETIATAIRIGAPVNAEKALVAIRATGGTAASVTDEEILAMQRDLARKEGIGVEPASAASVAGIRKLAELGLIDKDERIVCVVTGHLLKDPETVVRQCEPPTEIDADLPSLLSALR is encoded by the coding sequence ATGTACCGTCTCGTCTGCGTTCATTGTGGTGCAATCTACTCACCGGACCAGATCATCTATACGTGCAACCGCTGCGGACACCTGCTGACCGTCGAATACGACATGGACGGCATCGACGTCTCACGTGACGAATGGAACCGGCGCCCCCTCTCCGTCTGGCGCTACCGTGAACTCCTCCCGGTTCGGGGCGAACCGGTCTCCCTCCAGGAAGGAGGCACCCCGCTCTACCACCTGAAAACCATCGGCAAGGAACTGGGCCTCCCCGAACTCTACGCAAAACACGAGGGGATGAACCCGACCGGTTCGTTCAAGGACCGCGGCATGACCGTGGGCGTCAGCATGGCCTGCGAACTCGGGATGACGAGCGTCGCCTGCGCGAGCACCGGGAACACCTCCGCAAGCCTGGCCGCCTACGCAGCGAAGGCCGGCGTCCCCTGCGTCGTTCTCCTGCCCGCAGGAAAAGTCGCTCTCGGGAAGGTTGCCCAGGCGCTGATGCACGGCGCCCGGGTCATCTCCATCCGCGGCAACTTCGATCGGGCGCTCGAGATGGTACACGAACTCTGCATCACCCACGGCCTCTATCTCCTGAACTCGGTCAACCCCTACCGGCTTGAGGGACAGAAGACGATCGGGTTCGAGGCGATCGACCAGCTCGGCGGCGAGGTGCCCGACCGGATGGTTCTCCCGGTCGGGAACGCGGGCAACATCTCCGCGGTCTACAAAGGGCTTCGGGAACTTGAGGCCCTCGGGTTCATCGACCGGCTGCCGATGATGACCGGCATCCAGGCTGCCGGCTCCGCACCCGTGGTGAGAGCGATAGAGCGGAACCTCGATGTGCTGGTCCCGGAGTCCGCGCCCGAGACCATCGCGACCGCGATACGGATCGGCGCTCCGGTGAACGCGGAGAAGGCGCTCGTCGCCATCCGGGCGACGGGCGGGACGGCGGCATCCGTGACCGACGAGGAGATCCTTGCCATGCAGCGCGATCTTGCGAGGAAGGAGGGGATCGGGGTCGAACCCGCCTCGGCAGCCTCGGTCGCCGGAATACGGAAACTTGCCGAACTCGGCCTGATCGATAAGGATGAGCGGATCGTCTGCGTGGTGACCGGTCATCTCTTGAAAGATCCCGAAACAGTGGTGCGACAATGCGAGCCCCCCACCGAGATCGACGCGGATCTGCCCTCGCTGCTCTCTGCCTTGCGCTGA
- a CDS encoding metal-dependent hydrolase — MRGDQHVSLSLATAALLIAPWATTIDPPVIAVLLFGVFVGSLAPDADAVDAAIFNGRIAGAKGKRGQVVNGFAVVLPVFGYTIRYLIYYPLSLVFMLLLRKSYRHRHRGLLHSFSGVALTALVLSGYLALILTWLGSSLALLPAFGCAFFAGCILHLVEDTCTPAGVAWLYPFSRRRVAGRVRSRGSFEVRPAAFTIVLVIAAAGFSVAPFVTDIPVEELGSLALVAAPVLWLLFMLVSRVRPERRQ, encoded by the coding sequence ATGCGGGGTGACCAGCACGTATCGCTCAGTCTCGCCACGGCAGCGCTCCTTATCGCTCCCTGGGCCACCACCATCGACCCGCCTGTGATCGCCGTCCTCCTCTTCGGTGTTTTCGTCGGATCGCTTGCCCCGGACGCAGACGCCGTCGATGCGGCGATATTCAACGGGAGAATTGCCGGTGCGAAAGGGAAGAGAGGGCAGGTCGTAAACGGTTTTGCCGTGGTGCTTCCGGTCTTCGGCTATACCATCAGGTATCTCATTTACTACCCGCTCTCCCTCGTCTTCATGCTCCTCCTCCGGAAGAGTTACCGGCACAGGCACCGCGGGCTGCTCCACTCGTTCTCGGGCGTCGCGCTGACAGCGCTCGTCCTCTCCGGTTACCTGGCGCTCATCCTCACCTGGCTCGGGAGTTCCCTCGCGCTCCTTCCGGCGTTCGGGTGCGCGTTCTTTGCAGGGTGCATTCTTCACCTCGTGGAGGACACCTGCACCCCGGCCGGGGTCGCCTGGCTCTATCCCTTCTCCCGGCGGCGGGTGGCCGGGCGTGTCCGGAGCCGGGGATCCTTTGAGGTGCGCCCTGCAGCCTTCACCATCGTACTCGTCATAGCGGCGGCCGGGTTCTCCGTCGCGCCGTTCGTGACCGACATCCCGGTCGAGGAACTCGGATCCCTCGCGCTCGTCGCCGCCCCCGTCCTCTGGCTGCTCTTCATGCTCGTCTCCCGCGTCCGGCCCGAGCGGCGGCAGTAA